From Sporosarcina sp. Te-1, the proteins below share one genomic window:
- a CDS encoding amidohydrolase family protein, translating into MKIRKDADLLVKNCSLLTPDFQITLNQTVVIKDSNIAEIGDTTTLSDCYTASETIDAKGKFAMPGLIDAHTHTCQQLLRGRIADELPMIWTRIMVPFESHLQENDVRISSQLSCLEMIKSGTTAFIDAGGRHMHQTAESILESGLRGVITCSTMDSGKEIPSAMKLTIAENIDLNRQLFNDFNGAGNGRLDVWFSLRSIISCTPELIQQVFDTAKDCSTGVQSHMNEYTNEIGYCLENFKMRPYEYLESLGVLSDHFLGAHSILLSPNEMDIIKKHDCKVTHSPVSNSGKGVPNTPQLLQRGITVSLGTDGAGHSGLNLFDQMRVFKSLMRASYGSPISDPVVMPSTTLLEMATAGGAKAMHREDQVGTLKAGKKADFILINIDQPHIQPTHNLVNTLIEVVTSRDVTDTIVDGQLLMKDRQVLTMDEEKVLYESKQAMKELAVRANI; encoded by the coding sequence ATGAAGATAAGAAAAGATGCGGATTTGCTTGTAAAAAATTGTTCCCTATTGACCCCCGACTTTCAAATTACACTTAATCAAACCGTTGTGATAAAGGATTCTAATATTGCCGAGATTGGGGACACGACAACCCTTTCGGACTGCTATACAGCGTCTGAAACCATCGATGCAAAAGGAAAGTTCGCCATGCCGGGTCTCATCGATGCCCACACGCACACTTGCCAACAGCTTTTAAGAGGAAGAATTGCTGATGAGCTGCCGATGATTTGGACAAGGATCATGGTTCCCTTTGAAAGTCATCTTCAGGAAAATGACGTTCGGATCAGTTCCCAGCTAAGTTGTCTTGAGATGATCAAATCAGGGACGACCGCTTTTATTGATGCAGGTGGAAGACATATGCATCAAACTGCTGAATCCATCTTGGAATCTGGTTTACGGGGCGTTATTACATGCTCAACCATGGATAGCGGCAAAGAGATTCCCTCTGCGATGAAGCTGACAATCGCTGAAAATATCGATCTCAATCGGCAATTGTTCAACGACTTCAACGGAGCTGGAAACGGGAGATTAGATGTGTGGTTTTCTCTTCGCTCTATCATTTCCTGTACGCCTGAACTAATCCAGCAAGTGTTTGACACAGCAAAGGATTGCTCCACCGGCGTGCAATCTCATATGAACGAATATACAAACGAAATCGGGTATTGCCTTGAAAACTTCAAAATGCGACCTTACGAATATTTGGAGTCATTAGGTGTACTTAGCGATCATTTCTTAGGGGCGCACAGTATTCTCCTTTCACCAAATGAAATGGACATTATCAAGAAGCATGATTGCAAAGTTACGCATAGTCCTGTGAGTAATTCTGGTAAAGGGGTACCCAACACACCACAATTACTCCAGAGAGGGATAACCGTCAGTCTCGGTACAGATGGCGCCGGACATTCCGGCTTAAACTTGTTCGATCAGATGCGTGTGTTCAAATCACTAATGCGCGCTTCTTATGGATCGCCTATTTCCGACCCGGTCGTCATGCCTTCAACGACGCTCCTGGAAATGGCAACGGCAGGAGGCGCAAAGGCGATGCATCGGGAAGACCAAGTAGGAACACTTAAAGCCGGCAAAAAAGCGGATTTCATTCTGATCAATATCGATCAGCCTCATATCCAACCGACCCACAACTTAGTAAACACGCTGATTGAAGTTGTCACGAGCAGGGACGTTACAGATACGATTGTCGACGGTCAATTGTTGATGAAAGATAGACAAGTCCTTACAATGGATGAAGAGAAAGTACTTTATGAAAGCAAGCAGGCAATGAAAGAACTTGCCGTTCGAGCAAATATATAA
- a CDS encoding sulfite exporter TauE/SafE family protein: MSILLFCIILIANLVIGIFLGISGIAGFLLPLIYVGFLHLPVHDSLALSFLAFAVSGVLGAYSYWKMKHMDLKLALFLSIGSLPGAFLGVQINVLTSDFLVKLFLYLFVLLAGLSILLKKDKGEVEQTRSSLLDHRLFVMLLGFLTAAICALTGAGGPILLVPLLASFGVNIRVAVGVSLLNSVIIALPSMAGYFSRANTDSIAVLIVASLLGTVIGIMTGTRIANKVPIPQLKLTIAIITIVSSVYMLATLVISSVSV; encoded by the coding sequence ATGTCTATTTTACTTTTTTGTATCATCTTAATCGCCAACTTGGTGATTGGCATCTTTCTAGGAATATCCGGTATTGCGGGTTTTCTGCTGCCGCTAATTTACGTTGGTTTTTTGCACTTGCCTGTCCATGATTCCCTTGCCCTCAGCTTTTTGGCATTTGCCGTTTCAGGCGTACTTGGAGCCTATTCCTATTGGAAAATGAAACACATGGATTTGAAACTCGCTCTATTTTTAAGTATTGGAAGCCTCCCCGGAGCTTTTTTGGGCGTCCAAATCAATGTCTTAACATCCGATTTCCTCGTAAAGCTATTTCTATATCTATTCGTCTTGCTCGCGGGGCTATCCATTCTATTAAAGAAAGACAAAGGAGAGGTAGAACAAACACGTTCCTCTTTACTAGATCATCGCCTATTCGTTATGCTGCTTGGATTTTTGACAGCAGCCATCTGCGCACTGACTGGTGCTGGCGGACCGATCCTATTAGTTCCGTTACTCGCGAGCTTTGGAGTCAATATTCGAGTGGCAGTCGGCGTGAGTCTCTTAAATTCCGTCATTATCGCCCTGCCTTCTATGGCGGGATACTTCTCTCGTGCCAATACGGACTCTATCGCAGTCTTGATAGTCGCCAGCTTGCTTGGAACTGTCATCGGAATCATGACAGGCACACGTATTGCCAACAAAGTTCCGATTCCGCAGTTAAAGTTAACGATTGCGATTATTACCATCGTATCATCCGTTTATATGTTAGCTACATTGGTGATTAGTTCTGTATCTGTGTGA